In Arcanobacterium canis, the sequence CGATCGCGCAGAATCGCCCAGAATGCGATCAACACAAACAGCGAAATCATGTTGTCGAGCAAGCCTGCCCGCGACATCGTAATCGCGAGCCCATCTAGTGCCACAAAAATTCCAGCGATTGCCGCCAGAGGCAGAGAACGGAACAGTCGCAAGGTGATTCGCACGAGCAAGGCGGCAACGATTACGCCGCATATCGCCGTCGTGAAACGCCATCCGTATCCGGTTGTGTCTCCGGCGATTCTCATGCCTTCGCCAATCAGCCACTTGCCAAATGGCGGATGCACCCAGCGGTCAGGAGTGTTGGTGACAAGATCACCGAGTGGAGAGCCACTTTGAACAGCGGAAATGAAGCGCTCATTGACATCTTTCGCATCGGACCATGCACGCTCGTAGCCCCAATGGAGCATCGAGTACCCACCTTTGACGTAATAGGTTTCGTCAAAAATGATCTCGTTCGGGAAATCGAGGCGAACGAAACGAACTACCGCTGCAATCAGCGTGATCACCGCCGTCGTGATCCAACCATAAAGGCGTACTTGGGCGGTCAGCACTGTGCCAAGAGGGTCAAGCCCAAGCTTGGCCCGCAGGAAATTTTCAAAACGCCATGCATCGTCAGTCCCAAGCGTGAGCGTTTGTACCGTGGAGTTCTCTTTTGTGGTCACAGACCACATACTAGCGGGAGTGTGTGGCATTTTTTCTGTGCATTGCCATATCCCTGCCCAGCCACCGGCGTCGTGACAAAACCGTCGGTAGACTAGCGCCATGGTCGAAATGAGCGAAGAAGAATTCGAAGAACTCGTTGCTGATGCGCTAGATGAAATTCCCCAGGCATTCATCGAACGGCTCACCAATGTCGTCTTCCTCATCGAGGACGAACCTGATGGCGACGATCCTGACCTGCTCGGTGTCTATGACGGTTTCGCACAAACTGACGGCGATTTTGATTTCGCTGAACCGAACAGAATCATTATTTTCCGCGGACCGACCTTGCGCATGTGCGCCAGTAAAGAAGAGGTTGCGGCAGAAGTCAGGATCACAGTATTTCACGAGGTTGCGCACTACTTCGGCATTGAGGATGACGAACTCGGTGAACTTGGCTGGGCATAACGCCTCAGAGTGGAGTTGACGCGTAGAATCTGATCCATGATTGTTCTTGCCGCAACACCCCTGGGAAATGACGGCGATGCGTCGGTGCGCTTGCGTCGCGAACTTGAAGGTGCCTCGTTGATCGCTGCCGAGGACACACGCCGACTGCGTGCTCTTGCGTCGCGGCTTGGGATAGAAATTTCGGCGCCCGTGATCGCCTACCACGATCACAACGAGGCGGAGAAAGCACCCGGTCTTATTGCGCAGGCGAAGGCGGGTGCGCGTATCGTCATGGTATCTGATGCGGGGATGCCGTCGGTGTCCGACCCTGGGTATCGTCTGGTATCTCAGGCGGCCGACGCCGG encodes:
- a CDS encoding metallopeptidase family protein, translated to MVEMSEEEFEELVADALDEIPQAFIERLTNVVFLIEDEPDGDDPDLLGVYDGFAQTDGDFDFAEPNRIIIFRGPTLRMCASKEEVAAEVRITVFHEVAHYFGIEDDELGELGWA